A stretch of the Lineus longissimus chromosome 10, tnLinLong1.2, whole genome shotgun sequence genome encodes the following:
- the LOC135494395 gene encoding uncharacterized protein LOC135494395 isoform X1, which translates to MTRCDTYLTTQKTLIHNLNSTTQLIHRTTATSGMNFLNDRILNSEVYCISDSSDPAYANGNIALRKPAFQFDVGWGGVARRATDGNANTFYNGRSCTHTHNRGRTSQNWWAVDLETRYIIMRVEVVNRGDCCWGRLKNFKILVTDVRPRAGNNLKGVKVCAHHRGGVGRGALLTLKCKGGISGRYVAVQQPRNQHLTLCEVRVFGKKAPGAKGPGTPINLAFRKPAYQFDVGWGGVPWRATDGNSNPYWNGASCSHTLNSGKTSQNWWAVDLKARYTIEKVEVVNRADCCWTRLRNFKVVVTDVKPRTGRDLEYVRLCAHHGGGVGRGATQVVTCKSGVSGRYVAIQQQRGQFLTLCEVRVYGKKGGTKPVKEINLALQKPAWQFDVGWGGVASRATDGNANTHYNGRSCTHTHNRGRTSQNWWAVDLKTRYTISRVEVVNRGDCCWGRLKNFVILVTDIKPHTGQNLRATRVCAHHTGGVDRGATETVTCRDGVSGRYVAVEQPRNQYLTLCEVRVFGKKGGSQSVDKNMALKKPAWQFDVGWGGVPQRAVDGNANTYYRGNSCTHTHNRGRTRWNWWAVDLQARYTIKRVEVVNRGDCCWNRLYNFKILVTDKRPLTGQNLKGVKLCAHHTGHVGRGATKVLRCGGDVTGRYVAVQQARGQYLTLCEVRVYVKKGGKGTAAGGKGTTAEGGKGTGAGGKGSGASGKGTAAGGKGTGGKGKGAGGKGTGTSGKGTAAGGKGTAAGGKGTGAGGKGTGVSGKGTAAGGKGTGAGGKGTGASGKGTAAGGKGTGAGGKGTGASGKGTAAGGKVTVEGGKGTSASGKGTGASGKGTGAGGKGTGAGGKGTGAGGKGTGAGGKGTAAGGKGTGAGGKGTGAGRKGTTAGGKGTAAGGKGTAAGGKRTGAGGKGTAAGGKGNGAGGKGAGSGGKGTAAGGKGTDAGGKGTGAGGKGTGAGGKGTGAGGKGTGAGGKGTSAGGKGTAVGKGTGASGKGTGASGKGTGAGGKGTGASGKGTGAGGKGTGAGGKGTDAGGKGTAVGGKGTAAGGKGTDAGGKGTAAGGKGTGAGGKGTGAGGKGTDADGKGTAAGGKGTGAGGKGTGAGGKGTDAGGKGTAAGGKGTAAGGKGTDAGGKGTAAGGKGTGAGGKGTGAGGKGTGAGGKGTGAGGKGTDAGGKGTAAGGKGTGAGGKGTAVGKGTGSGGKGTGSGGKGTAAGGKGTAAGGKGTGAGGKGTGAGGKGTGAGGKGTDAGGKGTGAGGKGTAVGKGTGASGKGTGASGKGTGAGGKGTGAGGKGTAAGGKGTGAGGKGTGAGGKGTGAGGKGTGAGGKGTGAGGKGTGAGGKGTGAGGKGTGAGGKGTGAGGKGTGTGGKGTGAGGKGTGAGARTPDGVTKGMSIKLVKKVNGKCPPGTKVHPLWKNLCRKLILVHLTHKNDSGKCPTGTKTYKKDPRLCTIRNLKAFQAKVFVHLRTINMKHGKCPSGTEKYDKRPNTCIIKDWAKFKAGAVPLIATDQNGKCPAGSNLYPQEPGTCIVGDAMRAKLVEGSAAKGKSSKGGSAGKGDAKKTGGHGKKGDAKRSGGHGKKGDAKKSGEHGKKGKPGA; encoded by the exons ATGACAAGATGTGATACCTATTTGACCACACAGAAAACTCTAATTCACAACCTCAACAGCACCACACAACTAATTCATAGGACAACAGCAACATCTGGCATGAACTTTTTAAACGATAGAATACTAAATTCGGAAGTGTATTGTATTTCAGATTCATCAGATCCAGCATATGCGAATGGGAACATTGCTCTGCGAAAAccagcatttcaattcgatgtCGGTTGGGGAGGTGTCGCTAGAAGGGCCACTGATGGCAATGCCAACACTTTCTACAATGGTCGCTCGTGTACACATACCCACAACCGAGGTCGAACCAGTCAGAATTGGTGGGCTGTTGATCTTGAAACTCGCTACATAATCATGAGGGTGGAGGTGGTCAACAGGGGAGACTGTTGCT GGGGCCGCCTCAAAAACTTCAAGATCCTTGTAACAGACGTCAGGCCAAGAGCAGGCAATAACCTTAAAGGTGTTAAGGTCTGTGCCCATCACAGGGGTGGTGTTGGTAGAGGAGCCTTACTGACACTGAAGTGCAAAGGTGGTATTAGCGGCCGTTATGTGGCTGTACAGCAGCCGAGGAACCAGCACCTGACACTCTGTGAGGTCAGGGTGTTTGGCAAAAAAG CTCCTGGGGCCAAGGGACCGG GAACACCTATTAACCTTGCTTTTAGAAAACCAGCATATCAATTCGATGTAGGCTGGGGTGGTGTACCATGGAGGGCCACTGATGGCAATTCCAATCCTTACTGGAACGGTGCCTCTTGCAGCCATACCCTTAACTCTGGGAAGACCAGTCAGAACTGGTGGGCGGTTGACCTTAAAGCTCGCTACACCATCGAGAAAGTAGAGGTAGTCAACAGGGCTGACTGCTGTT GGACCCGTTTGCGAAATTTCAAGGTCGTGGTGACAGATGTGAAGCCAAGGACAGGACGTGACCTGGAATATGTCAGACTTTGTGCCCACcatggtggtggtgttggtagAGGGGCGACACAGGTTGTAACGTGTAAAAGCGGGGTTAGTGGCCGTTATGTGGCAATACAGCAACAAAGGGGCCAGTTCTTGACCCTCTGTGAGGTCAGGGTATACGGCAAAAAAG GTGGAACCAAACCAG TGAAAGAGATCAATCTTGCTTTGCAAAAACCAGCGTGGCAATTCGATGTTGGCTGGGGCGGTGTGGCAAGTCGAGCCACTGATGGTAATGCCAACACTCACTACAATGGTCGCTCTTGTACCCATACCCACAACAGAGGTCGAACTAGCCAGAACTGGTGGGCAGTTGACCTCAAAACTCGATACACCATCAGCAGGGTGGAGGTGGTCAACAGGGGAGACTGTTGCT GGGGCCGCCTGAAAAACTTTGTCATCCTTGTGACGGACATCAAACCACATACTGGGCAGAATCTGAGGGCTACCAGGGTTTGTGCACATCACACAGGTGGTGTTGACAGAGGAGCGACGGAGACCGTGACATGCAGAGACGGTGTTAGTGGCCGTTATGTGGCTGTAGAACAGCCAAGGAATCAATACCTGACTCTCTGTGAGGTCAGGGTATTCGGCAAAAAAG GTGGGAGCCAATCAG TGGATAAAAACATGGCTCTGAAAAAACCGGCTTGGCAATTCGATGTTGGCTGGGGTGGCGTGCCACAGAGAGCTGTTGATGGCAACGCAAATACTTATTACAGAGGGAATTCATGTACACATACCCATAACCGAGGTCGGACGAGATGGAACTGGTGGGCAGTTGACCTTCAAGCCCGTTACACTATCAAGAGGGTGGAGGTCGTCAACAGAGGAGACTGTTGTT GGAACCGCCTGTATAACTTCAAAATCCTAGTGACAGACAAAAGGCCATTGACGGGGCAGAACCTTAAGGGTGTGAAACTTTGCGCCCATCACACTGGTCATGTTGGAAGAGGAGCAACAAAGGTTCTGAGATGTGGAGGTGACGTGACTGGCCGTTATGTGGCTGTGCAGCAGGCAAGGGGTCAGTACTTGACCCTCTGTGAGGTCAGGGTGTACGTCAAAAAAG gtgGTAAGGGAACTGCTGCAGGTGGTAAGGGAACCACTGCTGAAGGTGGAAAGGGTACGGGTGCAGGCGGAAAGGGTTCCGGTGCAAGTGGTAAGGGAACTGCTGCAGGAGGAAAGGGTACAGGTGGAAAGGGTAAAGGTGCAGGCGGAAAGGGTACCGGCACAAGTGGTAAGGGAACTGCTGCAGGTGGAAAGGGAACTGCTGCAGGTGGAAAGGGTACGGGTGCAGGCGGAAAGGGTACCGGTGTAAGTGGTAAGGGAACTGCTGCAGGTGGAAAGGGTACGGGTGCAGGCGGTAAGGGTACCGGTGCAAGTGGTAAGGGAACTGCTGCAGGAGGAAAGGGTACGGGTGCAGGCGGAAAGGGTACCGGTGCAAGTGGTAAGGGAACTGCTGCAGGAGGAAAGGTTACGGTTGAAGGCGGAAAGGGTACCAGTGCAAGTGGTAAGGGAACTGGTGCAAGCGGTAAGGGGACAGGTGCAGGAGGAAAGGGAACTGGTGCAGGTGGAAAGGGAACTGGTGCAGGTGGAAAGGGAACTGGTGCAGGAGGAAAGGGAACTGCTGCAGGAGGAAAGGGAACTGGTGCTGGTGGAAAGGGGACTGGTGCAGGAAGAAAGGGAACTACTGCAGGTGGAAAGGGAACTGCTGCAGGTGGAAAGGGAACTGCTGCAGGTGGAAAGAGAACTGGTGCGGGTGGAAAGGGAACTGCTGCAGGTGGAAAGGGAAATGGTGCAGGAGGAAAGGGTGCTGGTTCAGGTGGAAAGGGAACTGCTGCAGGTGGAAAGGGAACTGATGCAGGTGGAAAAGGAACTGGTGCAGGAGGAAAGGGAACTGGTGCAGGTGGAAAGGGGACTGGTGCAGGTGGAAAGGGAACTGGTGCAGGTGGAAAGGGAACTAGTGCTGGTGGAAAGGGAACTGCAGTCGGAAAGGGAACTGGTGCAAGCGGTAAGGGGACTGGTGCAAGTGGTAAGGGGACTGGTGCAGGAGGAAAGGGAACTGGTGCAAGTGGTAAGGGGACTGGTGCAGGAGGAAAGGGAACTGGTGCAGGAGGAAAGGGAACCGATGCAGGTGGAAAGGGAACTGCCGTAGGTGGAAAGGGAACTGCTGCAGGAGGAAAGGGAACCGATGCAGGTGGAAAGGGAACTGCCGCAGGTGGAAAGGGAACTGGTGCAGGAGGAAAGGGAACTGGCGCAGGAGGAAAGGGAACCGATGCAGATGGAAAGGGAACTGCCGCAGGTGGAAAGGGAACTGGTGCAGGAGGAAAGGGAACTGGCGCAGGAGGAAAGGGAACCGATGCAGGTGGAAAGGGAACTGCTGCAGGTGGAAAGGGAACTGCTGCAGGAGGAAAGGGAACCGATGCAGGTGGAAAGGGAACTGCCGCAGGTGGAAAGGGAACTGGTGCAGGAGGAAAGGGAACTGGTGCAGGTGGTAAGGGGACTGGTGCAGGTGGAAAGGGAACTGGTGCAGGAGGAAAGGGAACCGATGCAGGTGGAAAGGGAACTGCCGCAGGTGGAAAGGGAACTGGTGCTGGTGGAAAGGGAACTGCAGTCGGAAAGGGAACTGGTTCAGGTGGAAAGGGAACTGGTTCAGGTGGAAAGGGAACTGCTGCAGGTGGAAAGGGAACTGCTGCAGGTGGAAAGGGAACTGGTGCAGGAGGAAAGGGAACTGGTGCAGGTGGAAAGGGAACTGGGGCAGGAGGAAAGGGAACTGATGCAGGTGGAAAGGGAACTGGTGCTGGTGGTAAGGGAACTGCAGTCGGAAAGGGAACTGGTGCAAGTGGTAAGGGGACTGGTGCAAGTGGTAAGGGAACTGGTGCAGGAGGAAAGGGAACTGGTGCAGGAGGAAAGGGAACTGCCGCAGGTGGAAAGGGAACTGGTGCAGGAGGAAAGGGAACTGGTGCAGGTGGAAAGGGGACTGGCGCAGGTGGAAAGGGAACTGGTGCTGGTGGAAAGGGGACTGGCGCAGGAGGAAAGGGGACTGGTGCAGGTGGAAAGGGAACTGGTGCTGGTGGTAAGGGGACTGGCGCAGGAGGAAAGGGGACTGGTGCAGGTGGAAAGGGGACTGGCACTGGTGGAAAGGGAACTGGTGCTGGTGGAAAGGGAACTGGAGCTGGTGCAAGAACGCCGGACGGTGTAACAAAAG GCATGTCAATCAAACTGGTAAAGAAGGTGAATGGCAAGTGTCCACCGGGAACAAAGGTTCACCCACTCTGGAAGAACCTCTGCAGAA AGCTCATCCTGGTCCATCTGACACACAAGAACGACAGTGGGAAATGCCCAACAGGGACCAAGACGTATAAGAAGGACCCACGATTATGCACGA TCAGGAACTTGAAGGCCTTCCAGGCTAAAGTTTTTGTCCACTTACGAACCATCAATATGAAGCACGGGAAGTGTCCATCTGGGACCGAGAAGTATGACAAGAGACCAAACACCTGCATCA TCAAGGACTGGGCCAAGTTTAAAGCGG GTGCCGTGCCACTTATTGCCACCGACCAAAACGGAAAATGTCCAGCTGGTAGCAACCTCTATCCACAAGAACCCGGAACATGTATAG TTGGCGACGCCATGAGAGCAAAACTGGTAGAAGGTTCTGCTGCGAAAGGTAAAAGTAGTAAGGGAGGTAGTGCAGGGAAAGGTGATGCAAAAAAAACTGGAGGACATGGAAAAAAAGGTGACGCAAAAAGATCTGGAGGACATGGAAAAAAAGGTGACGCAAAAAAATCTGGAGAACATGGAAAAAAAGGAAAGCCTGGCGCCTAA